In the Helianthus annuus cultivar XRQ/B chromosome 11, HanXRQr2.0-SUNRISE, whole genome shotgun sequence genome, one interval contains:
- the LOC110888708 gene encoding protein UPSTREAM OF FLC, with product MNNYRPKSRKVEVVYYLCQNQQVEQPHFIEIPLVSPDGLYLRDVISKLKSMRGRGMTSMYSWSCKRSVQSLVRPFFTKSMGQTNRRYKNAFVWNDLCEDDIIVPANENEYVLKGSELLKENYSDCIAHARTTRLQTLQQLVDPSSSTNIADRRTKISLDDDGYRSLATYRIYKCTHALCDAATQTDEHVKVQEHNARLRKTDTLESLMKADDKYLCTLEKLEEQQEQCPVPINTKLRESNMLLQLISCGLLSSQDHDFRQALSYNSRTTDSRPSSSLFYPFAMLGENNCLLESPRFTDMRLRLEDKEYLSGSSVET from the exons ATGAACAATTACAGGCCGAAGAGTCGAAAAGTTGAGGTGGTTTATTATCTGTGTCAAAATCAACAGGTCGAACAGCCTCACTTTATTGAAATCCCTCTCGTTTCACCAGACGGTTTATACCTGCGAG ATGTGATTAGTAAACTCAAGTCTATGAGAGGAAGAGGCATGACTTCAATGTATTCATGGTCTTGCAAGAG GAGTGTTCAGAGTCTGGTTAGGCCGTTTTTTACAAAATCCATGGGCCAAACCAATAG AAGATACAAGAATGCTTTTGTATGGAATGATCTTTGTGAAGATGACATAATTGTTCCTGCCAATGAAAACGAATATGTTCTCAAAGGCTCAGAACTTTTAAAAGAAAACTATTCAG ATTGTATTGCTCATGCTAGAACAACTAGATTACAAACTTTACAACAACTAGTTGATCCATCATCTTCAACAAACATTGCCGACAGACGGACTAAAATTTCTCTTGATGATGATGGTTATCGTAGCCTAGCAACATACAGGATCTACAAGTGTACTCATGCCCTTTGTGACGCTGCGACTCAAACGGATGAGCATGTAAAAGTTCAAGAACACAATGCGCGTTTGCGCAAGACTGATACATTAGAATCTCTAATGAAAGCTGATGATAAATATTTGTGCACCTTAGAAAAACTTGAAGAACAACAAGAACAATGTCCGGTTCCAATCAACACAAAGCTTAGGGAATCCAATATGTTGTTACAACTAATCTCATGTGGTTTACTTTCATCACAAGATCATGACTTTCGTCAAGCTTtatcttacaactctagaacaaCCGATTCAAGACCTTCATCAAGTTTGTTCTATCCGTTTGCAATGTTGGGTGAGAACAATTGCTTGTTAGAAAGTCCAAGATTTACGGATATGAGATTGAGATTGGAAGATAAGGAATACTTAAGTGGGAGTTCGGTAGAGACGTAA
- the LOC110891012 gene encoding uncharacterized protein LOC110891012, with amino-acid sequence MVDSNAFSQFETLSKTFLCSNLTTVCTPTKSCRHQSGWGFTWEYDIVTKVGVALPIQLSFATLDLELHSKYVRMALEGQPTIVVDDLFVVDHFILNPQTRRVAPLFIWLPGTVDQR; translated from the exons ATGGTTGACTCAAACGCATTTTCCCAATTTGAAACCCTCTCGAAAACATTCCTCTGTTCGAATTTGACCACCGTTTGTACTCCGACCAAGTCTTGTCGGCATCAATCGGGATGGGGTTTTACATGGGAATATGATATTGTAACCAAAGTTGGTGTGGCTTTACCTATACAG CTCAGTTTCGCTACCCTTGACTTGGAGTTGCATAGTAAGTATGTTCGTATGGCTTTAGAAGGGCAGCCTACTATTGTTGTGGATGATTTATTTGTTGTGGATCACTTCATTCTAAACCCGCAGACAAGAAGGGTAGCACCGCTATTCATATGGCTACCAGGAACTGTCGATCAAAG gtaa